From the genome of Geminocystis herdmanii PCC 6308, one region includes:
- a CDS encoding DUF4258 domain-containing protein — translation MKSIHKIRSQLRGGKFQFTRHGLRRLVERNISKSEIIETGENAIIIEDYPDDKYSPSCLLLGITINQRFLHLQVSRKDSDILTIITLYDPDPQEWINYSQRR, via the coding sequence ATGAAGTCAATCCACAAAATTCGCTCACAACTTCGTGGCGGTAAATTTCAGTTTACTCGTCATGGTTTGAGGAGGTTAGTAGAGAGAAATATTAGTAAATCAGAGATAATAGAAACAGGAGAAAATGCTATCATTATTGAGGATTATCCTGATGATAAATATTCCCCTAGTTGTTTACTTTTAGGCATAACAATTAATCAACGTTTTTTACATTTACAGGTATCCAGAAAAGATTCTGATATACTGACTATTATTACTTTATATGACCCAGATCCTCAAGAGTGGATCAATTATTCTCAAAGGAGATAA
- a CDS encoding YgiT-type zinc finger protein, whose amino-acid sequence MNKCHVCGSNEIKQKLVKETFEIDGKLVIVEEIPAQVCQRCGEITFSSEIAENIRLIIYSNKQPTKSIQVDVFAFSA is encoded by the coding sequence ATGAATAAATGTCATGTCTGTGGCTCTAACGAAATTAAGCAGAAATTAGTCAAAGAGACTTTTGAAATTGACGGTAAATTAGTTATAGTAGAGGAGATTCCTGCTCAAGTTTGTCAACGCTGTGGTGAAATAACTTTTAGTAGTGAAATTGCTGAAAATATTCGTCTAATTATTTATAGTAATAAGCAACCAACTAAGTCAATACAAGTGGATGTTTTTGCTTTCTCCGCCTAA